The Salminus brasiliensis chromosome 8, fSalBra1.hap2, whole genome shotgun sequence genome has a window encoding:
- the b3galt1b gene encoding beta-1,3-galactosyltransferase 1, with protein MPSKVSCLYVLTVVCWASALWYLSISRPTTSYVGQLSAPARKAVKVQKTNTTTFSNIRTRPLNPHGFDFIINEPKKCETNVPFLVILISTTHKEFDARQAIRETWGDESTFSDLRIITLFLLGRSTDSVLNQMVEQESQIFHDIVVEDFVDSYHNLTLKTLMGMRWVATFCNQAKYVMKTDSDIFVNMDNLVYKLLKPATKPRRRYFTGYVINGSPIRDMRSKWYMPRDLYPESKYPPFCSGTGYVFSADVAELIYKTSLHTRLLHLEDVYVGVCLRKLGIHPYQNSGFNHWKMAYSLCRYRRVITVHQISPEEMHRIWNDMSSKKHLKC; from the coding sequence ATGCCTTCAAAAGTGTCATGCCTTTACGTGTTGACAGTTGTTTGCTGGGCAAGCGCCCTCTGGTATTTAAGCATATCCAGACCCACAACGTCGTACGTGGGACAGCTGTCTGCTCCTGCTCGGAAGGCCGTAAAAGTCCAGAAAACCAACACTACCACATTTAGCAACATCAGAACACGGCCATTAAACCCCCACGGATTCGATTTCATCATCAACGAGCCCAAAAAATGTGAGACCAACGTGCCCTTCCTAGTGATACTAATCAGCACAACCCATAAGGAGTTTGATGCTCGGCAGGCGATTCGAGAGACATGGGGTGACGAGAGCACGTTCAGTGACCTCCGCATCATCACACTCTTCCTCCTTGGCCGCAGCACTGACAGCGTCCTTAATCAGATGGTGGAGCAAGAGAGTCAGATTTTCCATGACATCGTAGtagaggactttgtggactcCTACCATAACCTGACCCTCAAGACCCTGATGGGAATGCGTTGGGTGGCCACCTTCTGCAACCAGGCGAAGTATGTGATGAAGACTGACAGCGATATCTTCGTAAACATGGACAACCTGGTCTACAAGTTGCTAAAGCCAGCCACCAAGCCCAGAAGGAGGTATTTCACAGGCTACGTCATAAATGGCTCACCTATTCGGGACATGCGCAGTAAGTGGTATATGCCCAGAGACCTGTACCCAGAGAGCAAATACCCGCCGTTCTGCTCTGGCACAGGCTACGTGTTCTCTGCAGACGTGGCCGAGTTGATCTATAAGACTTCCCTCCATACACGCCTGCTCCACTTAGAGGATGTTTACGTAGGGGTTTGCCTGAGGAAGCTTGGCATTCACCCATATCAGAACAGTGGCTTCAATCATTGGAAAATGGCCTACAGTCTCTGTAGATACCGTAGAGTCATCACCGTGCACCAGATCTCCCCTGAGGAGATGCATCGGATCTGGAACGACATGTCCAGCAAGAAACATCTCAAGTGTTAG